From one Rhodothermales bacterium genomic stretch:
- a CDS encoding SpoIIE family protein phosphatase — MEGSVRRSHIGSLPFFGATRPARDWLLAAVATVAIALGVGYHVLTLQNAAPAGMVGKFVYELVVLFGYLIVYLFLSERFRDRPTSSIRVFWSPLIAGLGFLVVHYLVTTFGKPPDMPGLASASLGFEYETGRPLVPATILKMTVLSLGGAVFSFILLLRFRDLVLVKRTRSSQRNWYLMLGLMVFASALTFGKSPESEPTAWQRLAIIPAVGFMVVNSLRLSWIVFLRFSEKIICIGMAFILILLLSGIGIMEDSVAADALDIPSSYTFIKHYSYPLSQFVTLSIIFGILYTATALLSLFFHLPTTSDFQQRAGELAAMHSFTHLVGQVMEPDKLYSSIVMSPLEAGAASASWLAIPDRSSPSLAPMVVASGGMTTDQVLSSVDVDAIFDEVKESGADVLLEQAPADHRVRLKPGEGIGSLLAVPLLARDEVLGALFVTKEVSQGFERDDVNAIGVFAAQAALAIDNARLFEERIDRERLSRELAIAREVQRKLLPQILPAMAGLSIAANSVPAQEVGGDYYDFLKLDDDRLAFIVADVSGKGTSAAFYMAEMQGIFRSLSRISTSPVDFLMNANVALSATLERNVFVSVIYGVVDVAAETLTMARAGHCPAARIGIDGKARLLRTNGMGLGLDISALFSETLSQEVINLQPGDVFALYTDGVVESRNPAGAEYGYDRLLSILCNNRHEEAGDLHSVLFRDLDSFVGKAEYDDDTTLVVLKWHGIEVSKIASSPAFATTELPEA, encoded by the coding sequence ATGGAAGGTTCCGTCCGCCGCTCACATATAGGTAGCCTGCCCTTCTTTGGTGCTACCAGACCAGCACGTGACTGGCTGCTGGCAGCCGTGGCGACCGTCGCGATCGCACTCGGGGTGGGCTACCATGTTCTGACGTTGCAGAATGCTGCACCGGCGGGCATGGTCGGGAAGTTCGTGTACGAGCTCGTCGTTCTGTTCGGCTATCTGATCGTCTACTTGTTTCTCTCGGAGCGCTTTCGCGATCGACCGACATCATCCATCCGGGTGTTCTGGTCACCGCTGATTGCCGGGTTGGGCTTCCTGGTCGTTCACTACCTGGTCACGACTTTTGGGAAGCCGCCGGACATGCCCGGCCTGGCGTCAGCGTCGCTCGGTTTCGAGTATGAAACCGGCCGACCCCTGGTACCGGCGACGATTCTAAAGATGACCGTGCTCAGTCTGGGCGGCGCAGTCTTCTCGTTCATCCTGCTTCTCCGATTTCGAGACCTCGTACTCGTCAAGCGTACTCGATCCAGTCAGCGAAACTGGTATCTGATGCTCGGCCTCATGGTGTTCGCGTCCGCACTGACTTTCGGCAAATCACCGGAGTCCGAACCGACGGCATGGCAGCGCCTGGCCATCATACCCGCCGTCGGTTTCATGGTGGTCAACTCGCTTCGACTGTCGTGGATTGTCTTCCTCAGGTTCTCCGAAAAAATCATTTGCATCGGGATGGCTTTCATCCTGATCCTGCTGCTGTCCGGTATCGGCATAATGGAGGACAGTGTGGCGGCAGACGCGCTGGACATACCGTCGAGCTACACGTTCATCAAGCACTACAGCTATCCGCTTTCTCAGTTCGTCACGCTATCGATCATCTTCGGAATTCTGTACACCGCGACGGCCCTTCTCTCGCTCTTCTTTCATCTCCCTACCACTAGCGATTTCCAGCAGAGGGCGGGCGAGCTGGCCGCGATGCATTCGTTCACGCATCTCGTTGGCCAGGTGATGGAGCCGGACAAGCTCTACTCCTCAATCGTGATGTCACCATTGGAGGCCGGCGCCGCGAGTGCATCGTGGCTTGCGATTCCGGACCGTTCGTCTCCGTCGCTCGCTCCCATGGTTGTGGCTTCGGGAGGAATGACAACGGATCAGGTTCTGTCTTCGGTAGATGTCGACGCGATCTTCGATGAGGTGAAGGAGTCAGGTGCCGATGTCTTGCTGGAACAGGCACCGGCAGACCACCGGGTACGGCTCAAACCCGGAGAGGGAATCGGGAGTCTCCTGGCCGTGCCGCTCCTGGCTCGCGATGAGGTCCTTGGCGCCCTCTTCGTAACCAAGGAGGTCAGTCAGGGGTTTGAGCGGGATGACGTCAACGCGATCGGTGTTTTTGCAGCTCAGGCTGCGCTCGCGATCGACAACGCGCGTCTGTTCGAGGAGCGAATCGATCGTGAACGGCTGTCTCGCGAACTTGCGATTGCTCGCGAGGTCCAGCGCAAGCTGCTTCCGCAAATTCTGCCCGCGATGGCCGGGCTATCAATTGCCGCCAACAGCGTCCCGGCGCAGGAAGTGGGAGGAGACTATTACGACTTCCTCAAGCTGGATGACGACAGACTTGCCTTTATCGTAGCCGACGTGTCCGGCAAGGGAACGTCTGCAGCGTTCTATATGGCCGAAATGCAGGGGATCTTCCGTTCTCTGAGCCGTATCAGTACATCGCCAGTCGACTTCCTGATGAATGCGAACGTTGCCCTTTCGGCCACTCTCGAACGAAACGTGTTCGTCTCTGTGATCTACGGTGTTGTCGACGTGGCTGCTGAGACCCTGACGATGGCCCGCGCAGGCCACTGCCCTGCTGCCAGAATCGGCATTGACGGGAAGGCGCGACTTCTCAGAACAAACGGGATGGGGCTCGGATTGGATATAAGCGCCCTATTCTCGGAAACACTGTCGCAAGAGGTGATCAACCTGCAGCCTGGCGACGTGTTTGCTCTATACACGGACGGCGTCGTCGAAAGCCGCAATCCTGCCGGCGCGGAGTACGGCTACGACCGGCTGTTGTCAATTCTGTGCAACAATCGACACGAAGAGGCCGGCGATCTTCACTCCGTGTTGTTCAGAGATCTCGACTCTTTTGTTGGGAAAGCTGAATATGATGACGATACAACCCTGGTAGTTCTAAAATGGCACGGCATCGAGGTCAGTAAAATCGCCTCTTCGCCTGCATTTGCGACCACAGAGCTTCCCGAAGCATGA
- the prmA gene encoding 50S ribosomal protein L11 methyltransferase yields MDTLEVLAPLAPELHDVVIAVLSDLDYEAFLESDDELKAYVPASRDSQALRDATSKAIQKVAGPCELTFNTIPSRNWNSEWERSVVPVIAGRFVILPTWSDTPVTGKVAIWIDPKMSFGTGHHESTRLALGFTEDLVRPGARVMDVGTGTGVLAIAAAILGAEDVVAFDIDEWSAVNCVENFERNAVSEKIHFFHGDLAAVDGRGFDLVLANINRTALKNMLPDLTDRLADRGYLVLSGLLLQDRDMMIQAGEESGVSLVDEASEAEWWAASFVRTKG; encoded by the coding sequence ATGGACACGCTGGAAGTTCTGGCACCGTTGGCACCGGAACTTCACGATGTGGTTATCGCCGTACTGTCCGACCTCGACTATGAGGCCTTCCTCGAATCAGATGATGAGTTGAAGGCTTACGTCCCGGCCAGTCGCGATTCTCAGGCGCTACGCGATGCGACGTCGAAGGCCATTCAGAAAGTGGCGGGACCCTGTGAGCTCACCTTCAACACGATTCCGTCCAGAAACTGGAACAGCGAATGGGAACGTTCCGTGGTTCCAGTGATCGCCGGACGTTTTGTGATTCTTCCGACCTGGTCCGACACACCGGTTACAGGCAAGGTGGCCATCTGGATTGATCCGAAGATGAGTTTCGGGACCGGTCATCACGAAAGCACGCGCCTGGCTCTCGGCTTTACGGAGGACCTCGTCCGGCCGGGCGCCCGGGTCATGGATGTCGGAACGGGTACGGGCGTCCTCGCTATTGCGGCAGCGATTCTCGGGGCCGAGGATGTCGTTGCTTTTGACATTGATGAGTGGTCGGCCGTCAACTGCGTTGAGAACTTTGAGCGAAACGCGGTCTCAGAAAAGATTCACTTCTTTCACGGCGATCTGGCTGCGGTCGATGGACGCGGCTTTGATCTGGTCCTCGCCAACATCAATCGAACCGCCCTGAAGAACATGCTCCCCGATCTGACGGACAGGCTTGCAGACAGGGGCTATCTTGTGTTGTCCGGTTTGCTATTACAGGATCGAGATATGATGATTCAGGCTGGTGAGGAGTCTGGTGTGTCGCTTGTCGACGAAGCGAGCGAGGCGGAATGGTGGGCAGCGTCATTCGTCAGAACGAAGGGGTAG
- a CDS encoding NifU family protein, with translation MTDKSQISPDSDGNVEPDPSADEGLRAQIEETLDVLRPYLMADGGSVRLLNITPDMVVELELLGACGTCPMSTMTLRAGIEQAIKRSVPLITRVEAVNAPAVY, from the coding sequence ATGACAGACAAGAGCCAAATTTCTCCCGACTCGGACGGCAACGTGGAACCGGATCCGTCTGCGGACGAGGGTCTTCGTGCTCAGATCGAAGAAACCCTTGACGTTCTCCGGCCCTATCTGATGGCTGATGGAGGGTCTGTGCGCCTGCTGAACATCACGCCGGACATGGTGGTGGAGCTCGAGTTGCTTGGCGCCTGTGGCACGTGTCCGATGAGCACCATGACGCTCAGGGCGGGCATTGAGCAGGCCATCAAGCGGAGCGTGCCGCTGATAACCCGGGTCGAAGCCGTGAACGCTCCTGCCGTGTACTGA
- a CDS encoding exopolyphosphatase codes for MSQIFGTIDVGTNTAHLLLFSATLSGGIVPLRTETRYVRLGQGVDASGEVHPDALERLRVALSDFGAIAAGAGVERLVTVGTSASRDSADPESLVNFVREHTGIDYEIISGEDEALLTSIGAVSCLDLPNDIRTVVVDIGGGSTELTYTHRSDGVMTLDALSSLNVGSVRLTERCFGQLPPTASQVAEAESTVRTALEAASKPVDGEWMMVGAAGTIRALALIVEEAAPGSRPNGQPSNLSRSLVGEWRRNLLTRTFDETLALNPAVLAGRADVIAAGVLVLDVVFDYLGADQCIVSPWGLRHGLAIKVARQLAGLA; via the coding sequence GTGTCGCAAATTTTTGGAACGATCGATGTCGGCACGAACACGGCGCACCTGTTGCTCTTCTCTGCCACGCTGAGCGGCGGGATCGTTCCGCTTCGAACGGAGACTCGCTACGTCAGGCTTGGGCAGGGGGTAGATGCTTCGGGGGAGGTTCATCCGGACGCTCTGGAACGCCTTCGCGTTGCGCTTTCGGATTTCGGCGCAATCGCGGCGGGCGCGGGCGTCGAACGACTCGTCACCGTAGGCACAAGTGCTTCGAGAGATTCTGCGGATCCCGAAAGTCTGGTCAATTTCGTTCGCGAGCACACGGGAATCGATTACGAGATTATCTCGGGTGAAGATGAAGCGCTACTCACGAGCATCGGTGCGGTGAGTTGTCTGGATCTTCCGAATGACATTCGGACTGTCGTGGTCGACATCGGAGGCGGCTCGACGGAACTGACGTATACGCACCGGAGCGACGGGGTGATGACGCTGGATGCATTATCAAGTCTGAATGTGGGGTCCGTCAGACTTACGGAGCGGTGCTTCGGGCAGTTGCCTCCGACGGCATCTCAAGTTGCGGAGGCCGAGTCAACGGTCAGAACAGCGCTGGAGGCTGCGTCGAAACCGGTCGATGGCGAGTGGATGATGGTCGGTGCGGCGGGCACGATACGAGCGCTTGCATTGATCGTGGAAGAAGCGGCTCCGGGTTCCAGGCCGAACGGACAGCCGTCGAATCTGTCGAGGAGTCTGGTCGGTGAGTGGCGTCGAAATCTGCTTACCCGCACCTTTGACGAGACACTCGCGCTCAACCCCGCCGTTCTGGCCGGACGCGCGGACGTCATTGCGGCCGGGGTCCTTGTGCTGGACGTCGTGTTCGACTATCTGGGCGCTGATCAGTGTATTGTCAGCCCGTGGGGCCTCCGGCACGGTCTTGCCATCAAGGTTGCGCGGCAGCTCGCCGGGCTTGCGTAG
- a CDS encoding Mrp/NBP35 family ATP-binding protein — translation MTPSPEAVLDALRTVIDPSNKKDIVRLNLIRRLSVSESGISFTVMLRDPMSQFADSVAKLCEAAISNAGIDFGPIRVEVDNEMIGLGDDLQVLGDQESPSLGEGITNTIAVASGKGGVGKSTVAANLAVSLARQGFDVGLVDTDIYGPSVPTMFGVRDAKPSVDANRKIIPVERFGVKLLSMGFLVDELKAVIWRGPMVSSAVRQFLGDTAWGELDYLVMDLPPGTGDIQLTIVQTIPLSGAIIVSTPQEVALADARKGVAMFEQVNVPVIGIVENMAYFTPPDLPDRKYHLFGEGGARRLSEDLGVSFLGEVPIEQELRESCDAGEPIVIGRPDSASSRAFSQIALEAVRQVELRNADLEPSQKVEILYR, via the coding sequence ATGACCCCATCGCCCGAGGCTGTACTCGACGCGCTACGTACCGTCATCGACCCGTCGAACAAAAAGGATATTGTTCGTCTGAACCTGATTCGAAGACTGAGCGTCAGTGAATCAGGCATATCATTCACGGTGATGCTGAGGGATCCGATGTCGCAGTTCGCCGACAGTGTCGCGAAGCTGTGCGAGGCCGCCATCAGCAATGCCGGTATCGATTTCGGACCGATTCGTGTCGAAGTCGATAATGAGATGATCGGCCTGGGCGACGATCTTCAGGTACTGGGTGATCAGGAATCGCCTTCGCTTGGAGAGGGTATCACAAACACGATTGCTGTGGCCTCCGGAAAAGGGGGCGTCGGCAAGAGTACTGTGGCCGCCAACCTCGCTGTCTCGCTGGCCCGGCAGGGTTTTGACGTGGGTCTTGTCGATACGGATATCTACGGACCGTCCGTGCCCACGATGTTCGGCGTGAGGGACGCGAAACCAAGTGTTGATGCGAATAGAAAGATCATACCGGTCGAACGATTCGGCGTCAAGCTGCTTTCGATGGGTTTTCTGGTCGACGAGTTGAAGGCTGTCATCTGGAGGGGCCCGATGGTATCGAGTGCCGTTCGCCAGTTTCTCGGTGACACCGCCTGGGGTGAATTGGACTACCTGGTGATGGATCTGCCTCCCGGGACGGGTGACATTCAGTTGACCATAGTGCAGACGATACCCCTGTCGGGTGCAATCATCGTGTCGACGCCACAGGAGGTGGCCCTGGCGGACGCCCGCAAGGGAGTCGCGATGTTTGAGCAGGTCAATGTGCCGGTGATCGGAATCGTCGAGAATATGGCCTACTTCACACCGCCCGATCTTCCCGACCGGAAGTATCATCTGTTCGGGGAGGGTGGCGCGCGTCGCCTGTCTGAGGATCTGGGCGTTTCCTTCCTGGGCGAAGTGCCCATAGAGCAGGAGCTACGGGAGTCCTGCGATGCGGGTGAGCCGATCGTCATCGGAAGACCCGATTCAGCGTCTTCCAGGGCATTCAGTCAGATCGCACTCGAAGCTGTGAGGCAAGTGGAGCTTCGGAATGCGGATCTTGAGCCATCGCAGAAAGTAGAAATCCTCTATAGGTAG
- a CDS encoding STAS domain-containing protein has translation MSNFSVGFRTNGSIQILELNGELDAHTASELEAAIQKCRDASNHSIVVNGKNLQYISSAGLGVFMAYIEELREQGGDIKIAALQPRVYNVFDLLGFPMLFDIVDSEEDAISKFQSNGG, from the coding sequence ATGAGCAATTTCTCTGTCGGCTTCCGCACCAACGGCTCTATACAGATTCTCGAGCTTAATGGAGAGCTGGATGCGCACACTGCGTCCGAGCTGGAGGCCGCGATTCAGAAATGCCGAGACGCAAGCAACCATAGCATTGTGGTCAATGGCAAGAATCTACAGTATATCTCGAGCGCCGGCCTTGGCGTCTTCATGGCGTACATAGAGGAATTGCGAGAACAGGGTGGCGACATAAAAATCGCCGCGCTTCAACCACGCGTGTACAACGTATTCGACCTCCTCGGCTTCCCGATGCTCTTTGACATCGTCGATTCGGAGGAAGACGCGATTTCCAAATTCCAGTCAAACGGCGGCTAG